A portion of the uncultured Bacteroides sp. genome contains these proteins:
- a CDS encoding RagB/SusD family nutrient uptake outer membrane protein, which yields MKNIIKSFIIGAGVLSILSCSDFLEQTSPSEMTGGTVFNSTAYTVQALNKVYADLTLDHTYGARIPLNFSTNSDIELIDGLGENNSIANNERGACNYNPTSGWTKLNDNWTACFAIIENANIVVEGVEGSTLIAEGNSSRDKMLMYKGEALTIRAMVYYDLIKNYGDIPMKFETTKTDGSNIYLPKTDRDLIMERLIADLEEAITVLPWAGQSGYTTERMTKGFAHGLLARIALSYAGYSIRESSKSASGYETLANSDASYPTQRPGAEKRTELYKLALAHLDAVIANGAHRLNPSIANEWYLVNQCTLDQTYRENLYEVAHGLNYSGEMGYTIGVRLNGITTTYGYGNSSGKVKLTAPFFWSFEHDDLRRDLTCATYEIKPDGSSVPIETMQSNSPFSIYVAKWDPRKMSEEWRSASKAATGKIGYGINWIVMRYSDVLLMYAEVLNDLSGADVAGPTCGLTARDALLQVRARSFASSQQTEVQSYVNSLVSGNAFFNAIVDERAWEFAGEAVRKYDLIRWGLLSSKIEEAKTAYTELIQKAPATLYYKMKTGDSNAIDMSSICWYEVPANISEYKSVTGWGGENLTTGTNIGYLPYISWGLNRTVKNRHLLPLGATTVSDSNGTLQNSYGFE from the coding sequence ATGAAGAATATAATAAAATCATTCATTATAGGGGCTGGAGTATTGAGCATCTTGTCTTGCTCTGACTTCCTTGAACAGACTTCTCCATCTGAAATGACAGGTGGAACCGTTTTCAACTCTACAGCGTATACTGTACAAGCTCTGAACAAGGTATATGCCGATTTGACGTTGGATCACACTTATGGCGCCCGCATCCCTCTGAATTTTTCAACCAATTCAGACATTGAATTAATAGATGGATTAGGAGAAAATAATTCTATAGCCAATAACGAACGAGGTGCTTGTAACTACAACCCAACCTCTGGCTGGACCAAACTCAACGATAACTGGACAGCATGTTTTGCTATTATCGAAAATGCCAATATTGTTGTAGAAGGAGTAGAAGGTAGTACTCTCATTGCTGAAGGAAATTCGTCAAGAGATAAAATGCTCATGTACAAAGGTGAAGCATTAACGATTCGCGCAATGGTTTATTATGACCTCATCAAGAATTATGGTGATATACCCATGAAGTTTGAAACGACAAAAACTGACGGTTCAAACATCTACTTACCAAAAACCGACCGTGATCTCATCATGGAACGTTTGATTGCAGATTTGGAGGAGGCAATAACAGTTCTCCCATGGGCCGGCCAATCCGGTTACACTACCGAGCGCATGACTAAAGGTTTTGCCCATGGACTATTAGCTCGTATTGCTCTTTCTTATGCAGGTTACTCCATTCGCGAGTCATCAAAATCCGCTTCGGGATATGAAACCTTAGCCAACAGTGATGCTAGCTATCCGACTCAACGCCCGGGGGCAGAGAAAAGAACCGAACTTTATAAGCTGGCTTTAGCGCATTTGGATGCAGTTATTGCCAACGGCGCTCACCGCTTAAACCCTAGTATTGCAAACGAATGGTATCTGGTAAACCAATGCACATTGGATCAGACTTATCGGGAGAACCTTTACGAAGTGGCCCACGGCTTAAATTATTCAGGCGAAATGGGATATACTATTGGTGTTCGTTTGAACGGTATTACTACCACTTACGGATATGGAAACTCTTCCGGTAAGGTAAAGCTAACAGCCCCTTTTTTCTGGTCATTTGAACACGATGACTTACGTCGGGATTTAACTTGTGCTACATACGAAATCAAACCCGATGGTAGCAGCGTACCTATTGAAACGATGCAAAGCAATTCGCCTTTTTCCATCTATGTAGCCAAATGGGATCCTAGAAAGATGAGTGAAGAATGGCGCTCTGCTTCTAAAGCAGCAACCGGAAAGATTGGATACGGCATTAACTGGATTGTGATGCGCTACTCAGACGTACTATTAATGTATGCAGAGGTATTAAACGATTTGAGTGGTGCCGACGTGGCTGGTCCTACTTGCGGGTTAACAGCAAGAGATGCCCTATTGCAGGTTCGTGCTCGTTCATTTGCATCAAGCCAACAAACTGAAGTGCAAAGCTATGTAAACTCGCTTGTAAGCGGCAATGCATTTTTCAATGCCATTGTTGACGAACGTGCTTGGGAGTTCGCTGGTGAAGCTGTTCGCAAATACGATTTAATTCGTTGGGGATTGCTCAGTAGTAAAATAGAAGAAGCAAAAACAGCATACACGGAACTTATACAAAAAGCTCCTGCCACACTGTACTACAAAATGAAAACAGGCGACAGTAACGCTATTGATATGTCGAGTATTTGCTGGTATGAAGTTCCGGCAAACATCAGTGAATATAAAAGCGTAACCGGATGGGGTGGCGAAAACCTGACAACAGGAACCAACATCGGTTATCTGCCATATATCAGTTGGGGATTGAACAGGACAGTTAAGAACAGACATCTATTGCCACTAGGGGCAACAACTGTCTCCGATTCAAACGGAACACTACAGAACTCTTACGGATTTGAATAA
- a CDS encoding DUF5123 domain-containing protein: MKINKVKYRVLSASLLLLTAFIATSCDDANDWNTDDTYNRLFHTTSIGISPAATEALVAWTATPKTGYYIIEVSKDSLYQDEIQSSSLVYGKDKSITKSPYTLTHLDSSTKYYIRIRSCSETLGNSKWGYYEKYSFSTKSEQIMSAVAAADKTSSSATLKWEAGKTVTSLKLLNGEVVAQTIALTAEDVENGYITVTGLSPQTTYTANIYNGESKRGSVSFETYPDVPTADHTVYLAAGDSINQTLLDQLAAYSSATLAIPAGVLFANNSGLTIPNGLSINFFGLPGESKAILSIKAITLSANHAFIKFSNLDITGYMYENGTITSTLNPYLFNQSAATTVSTISFDDCLVHDFANTPFRLQGSGAKTIGTLSYNNCIVSNLKDSYYFINADASGAGVVNNISITNSTFNGVGRFILSKSTNTTSILFDKCTFYNMIAAGRYFIDFGGTSNGPSNGIGISNCIFALTQSATAKGIRSSATATVNNSYVTSDWVFSANAIAGTTSYNGTSTDLFTAPSTGNFSIKDNSFSGSATCGDPRWRN, translated from the coding sequence ATGAAAATAAATAAAGTAAAATACAGAGTATTGTCAGCGAGCTTATTGCTCCTGACAGCTTTTATCGCTACATCTTGCGACGATGCCAACGACTGGAATACAGACGACACATATAATCGCTTATTCCACACGACTTCAATCGGCATATCCCCTGCAGCTACGGAAGCACTCGTTGCTTGGACTGCTACTCCTAAAACCGGTTATTATATTATCGAAGTAAGCAAGGATTCTTTGTATCAAGACGAGATACAAAGTAGCTCTCTGGTTTATGGTAAAGATAAGTCTATCACTAAATCACCTTATACACTCACCCATCTGGATAGTTCAACCAAATATTATATCCGCATTCGCTCTTGCTCGGAAACACTCGGCAATTCCAAATGGGGTTACTACGAAAAGTATTCGTTCAGTACCAAGTCTGAGCAAATCATGAGTGCTGTAGCTGCAGCCGATAAAACCTCTTCAAGTGCAACTCTTAAATGGGAAGCCGGTAAAACAGTCACCAGCCTTAAACTATTAAATGGTGAAGTCGTGGCGCAAACGATCGCATTAACAGCTGAAGACGTAGAGAATGGATACATCACAGTAACCGGGTTAAGTCCACAAACAACTTACACAGCCAACATATACAATGGCGAATCAAAAAGAGGGTCTGTTAGCTTTGAAACATATCCGGATGTTCCTACGGCTGATCATACGGTATATCTTGCAGCAGGCGACTCTATCAACCAAACATTACTTGATCAACTGGCGGCTTATTCCTCTGCCACACTGGCTATTCCTGCCGGCGTACTCTTTGCCAACAATTCCGGATTGACCATTCCTAATGGATTGTCTATCAATTTCTTTGGTTTACCGGGTGAAAGCAAAGCAATTCTATCCATCAAGGCAATCACACTAAGTGCTAACCATGCATTTATAAAGTTTAGTAACCTCGATATTACAGGTTATATGTACGAAAATGGAACGATCACTTCCACCCTGAATCCTTATCTATTCAATCAGTCTGCAGCAACGACCGTTAGTACTATTTCGTTTGACGATTGTTTAGTTCACGATTTTGCCAATACTCCATTCCGTCTACAAGGTTCCGGAGCCAAAACAATTGGAACGCTATCTTATAATAATTGCATTGTGTCTAACTTGAAGGATAGTTATTACTTCATCAATGCTGATGCTAGTGGTGCGGGTGTAGTCAATAACATCAGCATTACAAATAGTACATTCAACGGCGTAGGCAGATTTATTCTTAGCAAGAGCACCAATACCACAAGTATTCTGTTTGATAAATGTACCTTCTATAATATGATTGCTGCCGGAAGATATTTCATTGATTTTGGTGGAACAAGTAATGGACCTTCTAATGGCATTGGAATAAGCAACTGTATCTTTGCACTAACACAAAGTGCTACAGCAAAGGGTATTCGTAGTTCGGCTACTGCAACAGTGAATAATAGCTACGTTACCTCCGACTGGGTATTCAGCGCAAATGCCATAGCAGGCACAACATCCTACAATGGCACGTCAACTGACTTGTTTACTGCTCCTTCCACAGGTAACTTTAGTATT